The Bdellovibrio bacteriovorus DNA segment ATAACCCCAGCATGTTTACGGTATAAAAACACCACTAGGTGAACTTTGACCGTCTTCGAAAAACAATCAAACACATGCAGGGGATGAAGTATGTTTGCGCGCTTTAGCTTGAAAGCCAAGATGATATTGGCTTTTGTCGGAATTTCGATGTTGTTATTATTGGTCGGCGGTATTGGGTGGCAATCCAATCGCACTGTTGTTGGCGTTTATAGCGTGATTGCCAACCAAAATTTGCCTAATGTGAACAGCATTGGTCGCATTCGTTATCGTGCCCAAGAATTAAATCGTACGATCTTACGCGCGTCCTTGGCGAAAAACCCGCAAGAGGTTTCCAAGTGGCACGAGGAATTCAAAGAATCCATCGTTCGCAATGACGAATTGACGAAAAAGTATTTAGAGGTTCCTTTCCTGCCGAATGAAGAAGCCATCTTCGCGAAGGTCGATGCGGGCTGGAAAAAGTTCGTTGAAGGCGGAGAAAAGTTGATGGAAGCCGCCCTTAAAGGTGATCAGGCTTTAGTTGATAAAATCCTGGATGAAGAAATTCCACAGTTGCGTCGCTCTCACGACGATGCCTTATCAGAACTTCTCGTTTTCCACGAGGAAGCCGTAAAACAGGCCAAGATCAAGGCTGCTGAAGCCACATCACGCGGTGAAACCTTTGTCGTTATTATTATCGCTGTCGGATTTTTGGCGGCGACGTCCGTCGGTTATATTTTCGCGACATCTTTGGCCAAATCATTGACTCGTATCAGTGGTGAAATTTCAAATTCCGCAGACCAAACTTCGGCTTCAGGTACTCAGCTTTCAGCGGCCAGTCAGCAGTTGTCATCAGGTTCCTCTGAAGCGGCAGCATCGCTGGAAGAAACAGTGGCCTCGATCGAAGAACTTTCCAGCATGGTAAAACTAAATGCGGATCATGCAAAAGAAGCCAATGCGTTGTCACAGAAGTCGAAAGACTCGGCGGAACATGGGGAAAGTGAAATCACAAAATTGATTGGCGCGATGGAAGAAATCGCCAAAGGCTCTAAACAGATCGAAGAAATCATCACCGTTATTGATGACATCGCCTTCCAGACAAATCTTCTGGCGCTGAATGCAGCCGTGGAAGCGGCTCGTGCGGGAGAGCAAGGTAAAGGTTTTGCTGTGGTGGCCGAGGCCGTCAGAAATCTGGCGCAGCGAAGTGCCGTGGCCGCGAAAGACATTACGACGTTGATTCAAGAAAACGTCGCGAAAAGTGAAAACGGCGCTCGCGTGGCTAGTCAAAGCGGATCGGTTCTTAAAGACATCGTAAACTCTGTGAAGAAAGTCGCGGATCTTAATAATGAAATCTCTGTCGCGAGCCAGGAACAGGCCAGTGGTTTAGAGCAAATTTCAAAAGCGATGAATCAATTAGATCAAGCAACTCAAGGAAACGCAGCGTCCTCTGAAGAAGTGGCTGCTTCTTCGGAAGAAATGTCGGCGCAAGCGGTGGCTTTGGCTGACCTTGTGGTGGATCTTCGTACGCTCGTTCAAGGTGTGAGCACCCCTCAACGTGCAGCTTCTGTAACACATGCGAAAGCGCCTTTGGCTTTTAAAACTCCAATGAAGGCCGCTATGGTGAAACGCAAAGCGGAAATGGAAAACGTACTTCCTTTGGAAGACGGTGACCGTAAAGTTGGAAATGTAGCAGGTTTCTAAGTTTCAAGTCCTTTTAAAGCTGGGCCGCAACCGAAAGACGCGGCCTAGCTTTTAGATTCATCTAGTCTCTAAGGCGAAAGTGCGCTAAATAAGATGGTTTTAGGACTATCTGTGACGCACGCTGTTGGAGGTTTTATGATGTCAGCCGGACATGCTCAACAAATCGAAATTCTATTTTACGTCGTAGGACTTCTTCTTTTTGTTATCTTTGGTGTCATCATCCTAAGCTACTTGCGCCGCACGCGCCAGCCTTCGCAACAACTTCCTCATGAGGCAAAACGTGAAATGCCAACAACGGCCGAGCCCGCAGAAGAAAAAGAAGCGGTCTTAGCGCACGTGGATTCCACGGGTCAAATTGTCTCTGATATTGAAGCACCTGCGGTCGATCTTAAAGAAGCTTTAAAGAAAACAGAAGAAAACCTTTTCGGCCGTATTCGTAATCTATTTAAAAGTGATTCCGGAAGTGCCCATTTAGATGAAATTGAAGAGATTCTTTACACGAGCGATTTGGGTCCAACGACCGTGCAAAGATTGATGGCCGCTTTGGAAGAAAAGCTTTCGAAGAAAGAGCGTGCCGATTACGACACGGTTCGCTCGGCATTAAAAGAAGAGATCAAAAATATTTTTGCCGGTTCTCATTCTTCAACGCCAGAGCAAGGCATTCTTTCTAAAATCCAGTTTGCAGCACACGGGCCGACAGTCCTGATGATCGTAGGTGTGAATGGCGCCGGAAAAACGACTTCTATCGGAAAAATTTCGTCTCAACTTGCTAGCCAAGGTAAAAAAGTTTTGGTGGCAGCTGGTGATACGTTCCGCGCGGCGGCTGGGGGACAATTAAAAGTTTGGACTGATCGTGCGCAAGTTGAAATCTTCTCTCCTGAAGGTGTGACAGATCCAAGTGCGGTGGCCTTTGATGCTGTCGCAAAAGGAAAAGCGCAGAACTATGATGTCGTGATCGTCGATACGGCGGGGCGACTGCATACACAAGCCAACTTGATGGAAGAGATTAAAAAAATGAAGCGTGTGATGGCAAAAGTCATCCCGGAAGCTCCTCACGAAACCTTGATCGTGCTTGATGCAAATTCGGGTCAAAACGCCTTGATGCAAGCCAAAGAATTTCACAATGCTCTGACTTTAACGGGCGCGGTTTTAACCAAGATGGATGGCACTGCAAAAGGTGGCGTGGCGGTGGGACTTGCCCAAGAGTTGCAAATTCCGATTAAACTCATTGGTGTCGGTGAAAGAATCCAAGATCTTCGCACTTTCTCTTCACAAGAATTCGTCGATTCTCTTTTTCAGTAATTTAAAGGCAAGATCGCTGACCGTTTATTTTTGGTCAGCGATATCCTGAATTTTATTTGACGGGTAGACATGAAATCCCGGATGAAAATTCAAAATGGCAATCGCCATGGCCTTGGCAATATCGCTGGCTTTGATTGCGCGGTATTTTTTCAGCGGTCCGACCAAAAGTGGATTCAGGTAAGGACTTAATTTTTGCGCGATGTCTTCTCCCGCACGAGGCTCTTTTCGATCACCTAAAATCAATGAGGGTCTGAACACCTCGATCTGCGGAATTTTCAGCTTACGCAGATCATTTTCCATTTCGCCTTTCACGCGATTGTAAAAAACCGACGAATTTGCATCCGCGCCCATGGCAGAAACGACTAAGAACTTCTGCGCTCCGACTTTTTCTGCGACCTTTGCGAATTCAACGACGTAATCGTGATCCACTTTGCGAAAAGCCTCTTGGCTGCCGGCTTTTTTGATCGTGCTTCCCAAGCAGCAGACAAAGATATCGGCTTTTAAAACCGAGTCATAATCTTTCAATTTATTAAAATCTAAAAGAATGTTTTCGATACCGGCAGGAAGCCGACCCAGAGGCGAGCGAGTGACCGCTTTCACAGAAGAGATTTCATCAAGAAGCCCTAAAAGCACAAGGAGCTCGTGTCCCACGAGCCCCGATGCGCCAACCATACATACACTGGCAGGATAATTCATTAGTTCCCTCTAGGTCCTCCGTTATCCTGTTCAGCTTGGTATTGGATCTCTGGAGGATTGTGTGCTCCAGTTGTTGCTAAGAACTCTGGAACTGTCGTTCTAAAATCAGCAAGACCGCTAACTTTGATCACGCCTTTTGTAAGACGAGAATCAGGGTGAGCGTAATCTACAAAACGACCTTCGTCCACTAGGAAGTAACCACGGAAGTTTGTTTTGTAAGCGTCTTCTTTTTTACCAGAGTCGATTCTGTAGCGGTCACCACTCTTACCGGAAGCTGCACCACGACCGTAGTTCAAGCCCATTGCATTCGGGTATTGATCAATCGCGTACTGACCAGCTTCAATCAAGTTGTGGTCAGGAATAACCTGAATAGCTTTTTCGATGATCGTTTTTGCGTCCGCAGTCAAACCGCCGCTTTGTTGAGCGCCATTCGTCAACAAGATGTAATCCCAATTACCTGGTCTTTCATACTTGTCAGCATAGCGTGGAAGTGGCTGCACTTTCTTTTTAAAGAAGCCAGATACGATTTCTTTTTCACGAGTCGACTCACGAGCATAAACACGATAGATGTCTGTACCCACTGGCAACAAGCTGCGCAGGTAGGCAATCGCACGGTTTTCAAGACGAGTACAACCAGAAGAACCAGGGTTCGAGAATAAGTTCATGAAGAATCCACGAGTCAACTCGATAGTTTCAGAACCATCTTTACCCCAACCAATAGTTCCATGCATCCATTGGTAGTTCATACCATTTGTTTCATCTGCCGGAGTCACCTTTGCCGCATACCAACCGAAAGCACCATAGATGGTTTTTTCGCCACGAGCATCGTCCACCATCCACTTGCGTGAATTGACGATTTTAGAAACGCCATCGGTGATGGGTTTTGGAATTGTTTTTAAGTCCTGACCAGCACGATACCAGTGAGGATAGTGAGCCATACCGTCTTGATAGAATTTAATCCATTCAGAGATGCGTGAATGTCCTAGCCAGGTTTTAAAAGCATGCGGATCTTCTTTCGTTCCTTCTTCAGGACGGCCG contains these protein-coding regions:
- a CDS encoding methyl-accepting chemotaxis protein; translated protein: MFARFSLKAKMILAFVGISMLLLLVGGIGWQSNRTVVGVYSVIANQNLPNVNSIGRIRYRAQELNRTILRASLAKNPQEVSKWHEEFKESIVRNDELTKKYLEVPFLPNEEAIFAKVDAGWKKFVEGGEKLMEAALKGDQALVDKILDEEIPQLRRSHDDALSELLVFHEEAVKQAKIKAAEATSRGETFVVIIIAVGFLAATSVGYIFATSLAKSLTRISGEISNSADQTSASGTQLSAASQQLSSGSSEAAASLEETVASIEELSSMVKLNADHAKEANALSQKSKDSAEHGESEITKLIGAMEEIAKGSKQIEEIITVIDDIAFQTNLLALNAAVEAARAGEQGKGFAVVAEAVRNLAQRSAVAAKDITTLIQENVAKSENGARVASQSGSVLKDIVNSVKKVADLNNEISVASQEQASGLEQISKAMNQLDQATQGNAASSEEVAASSEEMSAQAVALADLVVDLRTLVQGVSTPQRAASVTHAKAPLAFKTPMKAAMVKRKAEMENVLPLEDGDRKVGNVAGF
- the ftsY gene encoding signal recognition particle-docking protein FtsY; amino-acid sequence: MMSAGHAQQIEILFYVVGLLLFVIFGVIILSYLRRTRQPSQQLPHEAKREMPTTAEPAEEKEAVLAHVDSTGQIVSDIEAPAVDLKEALKKTEENLFGRIRNLFKSDSGSAHLDEIEEILYTSDLGPTTVQRLMAALEEKLSKKERADYDTVRSALKEEIKNIFAGSHSSTPEQGILSKIQFAAHGPTVLMIVGVNGAGKTTSIGKISSQLASQGKKVLVAAGDTFRAAAGGQLKVWTDRAQVEIFSPEGVTDPSAVAFDAVAKGKAQNYDVVIVDTAGRLHTQANLMEEIKKMKRVMAKVIPEAPHETLIVLDANSGQNALMQAKEFHNALTLTGAVLTKMDGTAKGGVAVGLAQELQIPIKLIGVGERIQDLRTFSSQEFVDSLFQ
- a CDS encoding NAD(P)H-binding protein, with translation MNYPASVCMVGASGLVGHELLVLLGLLDEISSVKAVTRSPLGRLPAGIENILLDFNKLKDYDSVLKADIFVCCLGSTIKKAGSQEAFRKVDHDYVVEFAKVAEKVGAQKFLVVSAMGADANSSVFYNRVKGEMENDLRKLKIPQIEVFRPSLILGDRKEPRAGEDIAQKLSPYLNPLLVGPLKKYRAIKASDIAKAMAIAILNFHPGFHVYPSNKIQDIADQK
- a CDS encoding L,D-transpeptidase yields the protein MTKSTTRRLCSAVLSVLIATSPMISQAQALTEQTQSANAAAVGMEKSKLRVGQRYFISADSLNVRSSNATSGNNIVGKLSINDEVEIYDLLNEATPLVQIKIIKSASVKADIAPELFVSKDYLSEKQLLTAASKYFVIQNVATEITRVYERCTETPNCPHKLVMETEMVVGRPEEGTKEDPHAFKTWLGHSRISEWIKFYQDGMAHYPHWYRAGQDLKTIPKPITDGVSKIVNSRKWMVDDARGEKTIYGAFGWYAAKVTPADETNGMNYQWMHGTIGWGKDGSETIELTRGFFMNLFSNPGSSGCTRLENRAIAYLRSLLPVGTDIYRVYARESTREKEIVSGFFKKKVQPLPRYADKYERPGNWDYILLTNGAQQSGGLTADAKTIIEKAIQVIPDHNLIEAGQYAIDQYPNAMGLNYGRGAASGKSGDRYRIDSGKKEDAYKTNFRGYFLVDEGRFVDYAHPDSRLTKGVIKVSGLADFRTTVPEFLATTGAHNPPEIQYQAEQDNGGPRGN